The Eubacteriaceae bacterium Marseille-Q4139 genome has a window encoding:
- a CDS encoding VanZ family protein: MKKNVWKKALIFMTIIVFLLIGLKFDGNLSHLLEQRADFMNNVQMGGSRYSLSLASLKYYVSYITEPFAFRNIFGNAGLFAGLSFCACGAFSDKKLLSSWAYSFSIGVGIELFQYFTWFGAFDLSDILLRFAGIMAGILMYIAVSKLFHEKDACRTK, from the coding sequence ATGAAAAAGAATGTTTGGAAAAAAGCACTAATTTTCATGACGATTATAGTTTTCCTTCTCATAGGGCTAAAGTTTGATGGTAATCTATCGCATTTGCTGGAACAAAGAGCAGATTTCATGAACAATGTGCAGATGGGCGGGAGCAGATATTCGCTTTCACTTGCAAGCTTGAAATATTACGTTTCTTACATAACAGAACCATTTGCATTTCGCAATATTTTTGGAAACGCAGGACTGTTTGCGGGTCTTTCCTTCTGCGCCTGCGGCGCATTTTCGGATAAAAAACTCCTGAGTAGCTGGGCATATTCTTTTAGTATAGGGGTGGGAATAGAATTATTCCAGTATTTCACCTGGTTTGGGGCTTTTGATCTTTCCGATATATTGCTGAGATTTGCTGGTATTATGGCGGGGATTTTGATGTACATTGCTGTTTCAAAATTGTTTCATGAAAAGGATGCCTGCCGAACCAAATGA